A genomic segment from Sorangium aterium encodes:
- a CDS encoding DUF2169 family type VI secretion system accessory protein yields the protein MDLRNRTPFVAERIVHVDAAGAEVLVVLVKATLAIHAGGRLAPTAEQVPLQHADAFHGEPGLSSVRYESDLAPHKVGTDVVVLGHAYPPGRRDAEVQVSVRVGPVRTTLAVFGDRTWARPASPAPFERMPLVYERAFGGRDESAESPVDHEVEPRNPVGRGFRARRSLVDPAQLAMPNLEDPRKPLRSPDDRPEPVGLGFIGRSWQPRLRYAATAPDPSSPPPAGSPPPAPSPFLPAAFDPRYHQGAHPRLVATPHLRGGEPVELVHLSPLGPQRFSLPPAAPRAVVVIDSERRPLPLVLDTVVLEPDDLRAVLVYRGAMPVGRDVFRVRRIEVEPAPA from the coding sequence ATGGACCTCCGCAACCGAACCCCCTTCGTCGCCGAGCGCATCGTCCACGTCGATGCCGCCGGCGCCGAGGTGCTCGTCGTCCTCGTCAAGGCGACGCTCGCCATCCACGCCGGCGGCCGCCTCGCGCCCACGGCCGAGCAGGTGCCGCTCCAGCACGCCGACGCCTTCCACGGCGAGCCGGGCCTCTCGAGCGTCCGCTACGAGAGCGATCTCGCGCCGCACAAGGTCGGCACGGACGTCGTCGTCCTCGGCCACGCGTACCCGCCCGGCCGCCGCGACGCCGAGGTCCAGGTCTCCGTGCGCGTCGGCCCGGTCCGCACGACCCTCGCCGTCTTCGGCGACCGCACCTGGGCCCGCCCCGCGTCCCCCGCGCCCTTCGAGCGGATGCCGCTCGTGTACGAGCGCGCGTTCGGCGGGCGCGACGAGTCCGCCGAGTCCCCCGTCGACCACGAGGTCGAGCCGCGCAACCCCGTCGGACGCGGGTTCCGGGCGCGCCGCTCGCTCGTCGACCCCGCGCAGCTCGCCATGCCGAACCTCGAAGATCCCAGGAAGCCGCTCCGCTCGCCGGACGATCGCCCCGAGCCCGTCGGCCTCGGCTTCATCGGGCGCAGCTGGCAGCCGCGCCTGCGCTACGCCGCCACGGCGCCCGATCCTTCGTCGCCGCCCCCCGCCGGGTCGCCGCCCCCTGCGCCGTCGCCGTTCCTGCCTGCCGCCTTCGACCCTCGCTACCACCAGGGCGCGCACCCGCGCCTCGTGGCCACGCCGCACCTCCGCGGCGGCGAGCCGGTCGAGCTCGTGCACCTGAGCCCCCTCGGCCCGCAGCGCTTCTCGCTGCCCCCCGCGGCGCCTCGCGCCGTGGTCGTGATCGACTCCGAGCGCCGCCCGCTCCCGCTGGTCCTCGACACCGTGGTCCTCGAGCCCGACGACCTCCGCGCCGTGCTCGTGTACCGGGGCGCCATGCCCGTCGGTCGCGATGTCTTCCGCGTGCGCCGCATCGAGGTGGAGCCCGCGCCCGCATGA
- a CDS encoding TIGR02270 family protein yields MVADHAEMASFLWELREMAVRSHHYTLADLAELEERVEAHLDGLRIAGEPGWELTLAALSTKDPGAFFAAAVAAVEARDYPGFAAVLDATEEADEPAAGVAGALAWASPADAFAIVAPMLSGAQPPALRRLALAACVAHRRDPGQLLGYAICDGDAAVRALAFRAAGALGRADLAGELRGAWGSDDEAERFWSAWAGALLGARGADEALWSVAGRSGAFAEEAADCAARVSPPGEARRRIEALMRSPGLGRVCLVAAGALGDPALLPWVLDRLTVAPLARLAGEALSRITGAPIEGALRGAPAPGFDAGPSDDPRDASVKMDPDTQLPWPHGANARALWAAHRGRFASGVRHVEGRPLDEGALDRVLRVGGQRRRAGAAFERAARAPGRPLFDVAARVERQRAALGASP; encoded by the coding sequence GTGGTGGCTGATCACGCGGAGATGGCGTCGTTCCTCTGGGAGCTCCGCGAGATGGCCGTGAGGTCGCACCACTACACGCTGGCCGACCTCGCGGAGCTCGAGGAGCGCGTCGAGGCCCACCTCGACGGGCTCCGCATCGCGGGGGAGCCCGGCTGGGAGCTCACGCTGGCCGCCCTCTCCACGAAGGATCCCGGCGCGTTCTTCGCGGCGGCCGTCGCCGCGGTCGAGGCGCGCGACTACCCGGGCTTCGCGGCCGTGCTCGACGCGACGGAGGAGGCGGACGAGCCCGCCGCCGGCGTCGCGGGCGCCCTCGCGTGGGCGTCGCCGGCCGACGCGTTCGCGATCGTGGCGCCGATGCTGTCGGGGGCGCAGCCGCCGGCCCTGCGCCGCCTCGCGCTGGCCGCGTGCGTCGCGCACCGCCGCGATCCCGGGCAGCTCCTCGGCTACGCGATCTGCGACGGCGACGCGGCGGTCCGCGCGCTGGCCTTCCGCGCGGCCGGCGCGCTGGGCCGCGCCGATCTGGCGGGCGAGCTCCGCGGCGCGTGGGGCTCGGACGACGAGGCCGAGCGCTTCTGGTCGGCGTGGGCCGGCGCGCTGCTCGGGGCGCGCGGCGCGGACGAGGCGCTGTGGAGCGTCGCCGGGCGGAGCGGCGCGTTCGCCGAGGAGGCGGCCGACTGCGCCGCCCGCGTGAGTCCGCCGGGCGAGGCCCGCCGCCGGATCGAGGCGCTGATGCGGTCGCCCGGCCTCGGGCGGGTCTGCCTCGTCGCGGCGGGGGCGCTGGGCGATCCGGCGCTGCTGCCGTGGGTGCTCGACCGGCTTACCGTCGCGCCGCTCGCGCGGCTCGCCGGCGAGGCGCTCTCGCGCATCACCGGCGCGCCGATCGAGGGGGCGCTGCGCGGGGCCCCGGCGCCCGGCTTCGACGCCGGGCCGAGCGACGATCCGCGCGACGCCAGCGTGAAGATGGACCCGGACACGCAGCTCCCGTGGCCGCACGGGGCGAACGCGCGGGCGCTCTGGGCGGCGCACCGCGGGCGCTTCGCGTCGGGGGTGCGCCACGTGGAGGGCCGCCCGCTGGACGAGGGGGCGCTCGATCGCGTGCTCCGGGTCGGCGGCCAGCGGCGCCGCGCGGGCGCTGCGTTCGAGCGGGCGGCGCGCGCGCCCGGCCGCCCGCTGTTCGACGTGGCCGCGCGGGTCGAGCGGCAGAGGGCCGCGCTCGGGGCCTCACCGTGA
- a CDS encoding DUF4150 domain-containing protein produces MPVTVGVNSRTVVHAASNGMTIAFPDVCLTPAPPAPPVPVPYPNIAMSSDAASTAKNVKADGNPLCHQDSNFSRSSGDEAGTNGGVASGVNMNKAEFISYSFDVKVEGKGCARALDLMLHNSKNTPPTPVIQPPLIVIVMEEPPPAPENPKDWGVDKIEVF; encoded by the coding sequence ATGCCTGTCACCGTAGGAGTCAACTCACGCACGGTCGTCCACGCGGCGAGCAATGGAATGACCATCGCTTTCCCGGACGTGTGCCTCACCCCAGCGCCGCCCGCCCCGCCGGTCCCCGTCCCCTATCCCAACATCGCCATGTCGTCCGACGCCGCGAGCACCGCGAAGAACGTCAAGGCCGACGGCAACCCGCTCTGCCATCAGGACAGCAACTTCTCGCGCAGCAGCGGCGACGAGGCGGGCACGAACGGGGGCGTCGCCTCCGGCGTGAACATGAACAAGGCCGAGTTCATCAGCTACTCGTTCGACGTCAAGGTCGAGGGGAAAGGCTGCGCCCGCGCGCTCGATCTCATGCTCCACAACAGCAAGAACACCCCGCCCACGCCGGTCATCCAGCCGCCGCTCATCGTCATCGTCATGGAGGAGCCCCCGCCCGCGCCCGAGAACCCCAAGGACTGGGGCGTCGACAAGATCGAGGTGTTCTGA
- a CDS encoding glycosyltransferase, whose amino-acid sequence MTPVYSVIVVTWNNLQYTARCVDALLRTLPSDAEVVFVDNGSEDGTPAYLTDVARRLGDAAKTIFLDENLGLAGGANRGLEVAAGEYLVFLDNDVVVTPRWLEGLRECMEEAPRAVPGARRVGLVGPVTNSARGPQKVQNPPPFQPEALNELAAEHREAFRRRWAPSFALSTFCLMMRREVYAEIGGLDERFFPVGHEGPDLALRAQERGFECMIASDVYVHHEGSATLSKAFPGAQGGLGGADLFFEKWRARRAGKTRLVAAYRVRDAEATLRESLDATARFADAIVVLDDGSTDGTGAIARSHPAVTRYERTELRSVMDDRRDRDRALQMAAELSPDWIIAVDADEVFEMDRARAERLMQLADPHIKALGFHWYTFWEPTRTYFRADGALGAMSGYRMYRNEPGLRVARGAEGGLPGGGIPEMPDGCGRFTDVRVRRLGYDTEASRQARLALHGRPDPSTPPRAGAPPELADLASNTVTLRRYAPASGVSLCIIARNEAERLERFLAFLEPFVDEICIVDNGSDDATVEIARRFTDRIRVHRTDRLDLAEVRNVGLEMATRPWILSLDPDEELAHWDLPRVVRLMDDLDVHAYSFEIANHQKDGPPVMTIAVRLFRNDARIRYGRAVHETVQPSLDRHPELVVRPSGVEIQHYGFLKDDGVMEEKLSRYLEANQRMREEDPADPMPWYNEGLHLLNDGRDDEAIAFLERAMVLGQRFLSPRSSLAQIYQHRALALWQSMVAELPPGHPVRPTAEESAAALGRITPARMLVGQARRRRLQGPSHGE is encoded by the coding sequence ATGACGCCTGTTTATTCCGTTATCGTCGTCACGTGGAACAACCTCCAGTACACGGCGCGATGTGTGGACGCCCTCCTGCGCACGCTCCCCTCGGACGCGGAGGTGGTCTTCGTCGACAACGGCTCGGAGGACGGCACCCCCGCTTACCTCACCGACGTCGCGCGCCGGCTCGGGGACGCCGCCAAGACAATCTTCCTGGACGAGAACCTCGGCCTGGCCGGCGGCGCGAACCGGGGACTCGAGGTCGCTGCCGGGGAGTACCTGGTGTTCCTCGACAACGATGTCGTGGTGACCCCTAGGTGGCTGGAGGGGCTGCGAGAGTGCATGGAGGAGGCGCCGCGGGCCGTGCCCGGGGCGCGGCGCGTCGGGCTCGTCGGGCCCGTGACGAACAGCGCGCGCGGCCCGCAGAAGGTGCAGAACCCGCCGCCGTTCCAGCCGGAGGCGCTGAACGAGCTCGCGGCCGAGCACCGCGAGGCGTTCCGCCGGCGGTGGGCGCCGTCGTTCGCCCTCTCGACCTTCTGCCTGATGATGCGCCGCGAGGTCTACGCCGAGATCGGCGGCCTCGACGAGCGCTTCTTCCCGGTGGGCCACGAGGGCCCCGACCTCGCCTTGCGGGCGCAGGAGCGCGGCTTCGAGTGCATGATCGCGAGCGACGTGTACGTGCACCACGAGGGGAGCGCCACGCTGAGCAAGGCGTTCCCGGGCGCGCAGGGCGGCCTCGGGGGCGCGGATCTCTTCTTCGAGAAGTGGCGCGCCCGCCGGGCCGGGAAGACGCGGCTCGTGGCCGCGTACCGCGTCAGGGACGCGGAGGCGACGCTGCGCGAGAGCCTCGACGCGACAGCGCGGTTCGCCGACGCGATCGTCGTGCTCGACGACGGATCGACGGACGGGACGGGGGCGATCGCGCGGTCGCACCCCGCCGTGACCAGGTACGAGCGGACGGAGCTGCGGTCGGTCATGGACGATCGGCGCGATCGCGACCGCGCCCTGCAGATGGCGGCGGAGCTCTCCCCGGACTGGATCATCGCGGTCGACGCCGACGAGGTGTTCGAGATGGACCGCGCGCGCGCCGAGCGCCTCATGCAGCTCGCCGATCCGCACATCAAGGCGCTCGGCTTCCACTGGTACACGTTCTGGGAGCCGACGCGCACGTACTTCCGGGCGGACGGCGCGCTCGGGGCCATGTCGGGCTACCGCATGTACCGGAATGAGCCGGGCCTGCGGGTCGCCCGGGGGGCCGAGGGCGGCCTGCCCGGCGGCGGCATTCCCGAGATGCCGGACGGGTGCGGGCGCTTCACCGACGTCCGCGTGCGGCGGCTCGGCTACGACACCGAGGCGTCGCGGCAGGCGCGGCTCGCGCTCCACGGGCGGCCGGACCCGTCCACGCCGCCGCGCGCCGGCGCGCCCCCCGAGCTGGCCGATCTCGCGAGCAACACGGTGACGCTGCGCAGGTATGCGCCAGCGTCCGGCGTATCGCTCTGCATCATCGCGAGGAACGAGGCGGAGCGGCTGGAGCGGTTCCTCGCGTTCCTCGAGCCGTTCGTCGACGAGATATGCATCGTCGACAACGGCAGCGACGACGCGACGGTCGAGATCGCGCGGAGGTTCACCGACCGGATTCGCGTCCACCGGACGGACCGGCTGGACCTGGCCGAGGTGCGCAACGTGGGCCTGGAGATGGCCACGCGGCCCTGGATCCTGAGCCTCGACCCGGACGAGGAGCTCGCGCACTGGGATCTGCCGCGCGTCGTGCGGCTGATGGACGACCTCGACGTCCATGCCTATTCGTTCGAGATCGCCAATCATCAGAAGGACGGCCCGCCCGTCATGACGATCGCCGTGCGGCTGTTCCGCAACGACGCGCGGATCCGGTACGGGCGCGCCGTCCACGAGACGGTGCAGCCGAGCCTGGACCGGCACCCGGAGCTCGTCGTCCGCCCGTCCGGCGTGGAGATCCAGCACTACGGCTTCCTGAAGGACGACGGCGTCATGGAAGAGAAGCTGTCGCGCTACCTGGAGGCGAATCAGCGCATGCGCGAGGAGGATCCGGCGGATCCGATGCCCTGGTACAACGAGGGTCTCCACCTCCTGAACGACGGCCGCGACGACGAGGCGATCGCCTTTCTGGAGAGGGCGATGGTGCTCGGCCAGCGCTTCCTCTCGCCGCGATCGAGCCTGGCGCAGATCTACCAGCACCGGGCGCTCGCGCTGTGGCAGAGCATGGTCGCCGAGCTCCCGCCGGGTCACCCCGTGCGGCCGACGGCGGAGGAGAGCGCGGCGGCGCTGGGCCGCATCACGCCGGCGCGGATGCTGGTGGGGCAGGCGCGCAGGCGTAGGCTCCAGGGGCCGTCGCATGGCGAGTGA
- a CDS encoding DUF2169 family type VI secretion system accessory protein, whose amino-acid sequence MTAPPAPRALGHAAVAVRPFRSRGRVMLAVVVKATFQLEHKRAMSPLPPAPIVAADVRAARAAADPRAAVSAAAEMAPFLPRADILLGGHAWARGRSPAPLVPVRLRVGLDAAVLLDKALHVYGDRGGNGRGAPQPFLAMPLGYERAPGGPADPDNPAGVDPRAGRAPNIIDPRQPTRAAGFGPIAAHWPTRQRRLGNADPRGVQAPWPVIPDGFDWAYFQAAPADQQTPYLRGNEWILIEGMHPDLDRIEAWLPGPVAEARVAFGGAAQPQALPLVADMLVIDADRWLCSLVWRASAVLPGEEALAGVRVTARVALPGEDVPWDPAAAQAAPQQARAAQAAPQQARAAQAAPQQARAAQAPPAASPQRAGRAAEHPLAGTVALDPEEASAAASPQRAGRGAAEHPLAGTVAVDPDEGQPNPALPFRSPAASVGGPRLERSGTAEMPAAAGTPPAEPRRGGLPFVAPAAAGAASGALPFAPAAPSSPGARDGAAAWALPFAAPAAASPAVPVRAPAAASGVLPFAPAPAPAASGVLPFVSPAAASGVLSFAPAPAAPVPAAPQAPSAPPPAPSAPERSSPWASGAAPHAASEPQSPWVSGAAAASAHVASPPPAAPSYALSQPRIAPSYALGSSPAASPWPAAAAAAAPARRPARPRRPRLTPDARPSSEPLIPPRKRRPAKVAADGLGASFLRSVPDAAPTPT is encoded by the coding sequence GTGACGGCGCCGCCCGCGCCGCGCGCCCTCGGGCACGCCGCGGTCGCGGTGCGCCCCTTCCGCTCCCGGGGGCGGGTGATGCTCGCGGTGGTCGTCAAGGCGACCTTCCAGCTCGAGCACAAGCGCGCCATGTCGCCGCTCCCGCCCGCGCCGATCGTCGCGGCGGACGTGCGCGCGGCGCGCGCCGCGGCCGACCCGCGCGCCGCCGTCTCGGCGGCCGCGGAGATGGCCCCGTTCCTTCCGCGCGCGGACATCCTCCTCGGCGGCCACGCCTGGGCCCGCGGCCGCAGCCCGGCGCCGCTCGTCCCCGTCCGCCTGCGCGTCGGCCTCGACGCGGCCGTCCTCCTCGACAAGGCCCTGCACGTCTACGGCGATCGCGGCGGCAACGGCCGCGGCGCCCCGCAGCCGTTCCTCGCCATGCCGCTCGGCTACGAGCGCGCCCCCGGCGGGCCGGCCGACCCCGACAACCCGGCCGGCGTCGATCCGCGCGCCGGCCGCGCGCCCAACATCATCGATCCCCGGCAGCCGACGCGCGCCGCCGGCTTCGGGCCGATCGCGGCGCACTGGCCCACGCGGCAGCGCCGGCTGGGCAACGCCGATCCGCGCGGCGTGCAGGCCCCGTGGCCCGTGATCCCGGACGGCTTCGACTGGGCGTATTTCCAGGCGGCGCCGGCCGATCAACAGACGCCGTATCTCCGGGGGAACGAGTGGATCCTGATCGAGGGGATGCACCCGGATCTCGACCGCATCGAGGCCTGGTTGCCGGGCCCCGTCGCCGAGGCGCGGGTCGCGTTCGGGGGGGCGGCGCAGCCGCAGGCGTTGCCGCTGGTCGCCGACATGCTCGTGATCGACGCCGATCGCTGGCTTTGCTCGCTCGTGTGGCGCGCGAGCGCGGTGCTGCCGGGCGAGGAGGCCCTCGCCGGCGTCCGGGTCACGGCCAGGGTCGCGCTCCCTGGCGAGGACGTGCCGTGGGACCCCGCGGCAGCGCAGGCGGCGCCGCAGCAGGCGCGAGCGGCGCAGGCGGCGCCGCAGCAGGCGCGAGCGGCGCAGGCGGCGCCGCAGCAGGCGCGAGCGGCGCAGGCGCCGCCTGCGGCGAGCCCACAGCGGGCGGGGCGCGCGGCGGAGCATCCGCTGGCCGGGACGGTGGCGCTCGATCCGGAGGAGGCGTCGGCTGCGGCGAGCCCGCAGCGGGCGGGGCGCGGGGCGGCGGAGCATCCGCTGGCCGGGACGGTGGCGGTCGATCCGGACGAAGGGCAGCCGAACCCCGCCTTGCCGTTCCGGTCGCCCGCGGCCTCCGTGGGAGGACCGCGCCTCGAGAGATCTGGCACGGCGGAGATGCCCGCCGCAGCGGGGACGCCGCCCGCGGAGCCGCGGCGCGGCGGCCTGCCCTTCGTGGCGCCGGCGGCGGCGGGGGCAGCTTCAGGCGCGCTGCCGTTCGCGCCCGCCGCCCCGTCTTCCCCGGGCGCCCGCGATGGCGCGGCGGCGTGGGCGCTCCCGTTCGCCGCCCCCGCCGCGGCGTCGCCTGCGGTGCCGGTCCGAGCGCCGGCGGCGGCGTCCGGCGTGCTGCCGTTCGCGCCGGCGCCGGCGCCGGCGGCGTCCGGCGTGCTGCCGTTCGTATCGCCGGCGGCAGCGTCCGGCGTGCTGTCGTTCGCGCCGGCGCCGGCGGCGCCCGTTCCCGCCGCTCCCCAGGCGCCGTCCGCGCCCCCTCCCGCGCCGTCCGCGCCGGAGCGCTCCTCGCCGTGGGCGTCGGGCGCGGCGCCCCACGCCGCCTCGGAGCCGCAATCGCCGTGGGTGTCTGGCGCAGCCGCGGCCTCGGCGCACGTTGCCTCGCCGCCGCCCGCCGCGCCGTCGTACGCCCTCTCCCAGCCGCGCATCGCGCCGTCGTACGCCCTGGGATCGTCGCCCGCCGCCTCGCCGTGGCCCGCCGCGGCGGCCGCCGCCGCCCCTGCCCGGCGCCCCGCGCGCCCGCGCCGTCCGCGCCTCACCCCGGACGCGCGCCCCTCGTCGGAGCCGCTCATCCCGCCGCGCAAGCGCCGCCCCGCGAAGGTCGCGGCCGACGGCCTCGGCGCCTCGTTCCTCCGCTCGGTGCCCGACGCCGCGCCCACGCCCACCTGA